One genomic window of Desulfurococcus mucosus DSM 2162 includes the following:
- the lysS gene encoding lysine--tRNA ligase, with the protein MVKHWIDELADSLYDALTKRGKEVYVFNGGLSVSGLQHVGRLRGEIIIAETLRRLLSERGLRVKQYLTLYTQDAWKGKDSQLKQFQNPAEASRYKGNPLIRVPDPKGCHGNWVEHYWSDFGPFIGEFTDGAIEVVTTTDMYKGRMRDFVKLTLGKREEVRRVVNKYRGRKPYPEDWIPVEPVCERCGRIDTTEALRLVDEDHVEYVCEHCGYRGVADISDGKLMWRIEWVGVWWTLGVDFEPYGKDHAMPGGSRDSCVDLAVNVYGLKPPEGLPYEWVEWRRPDGQVADMGSSDFIGFTPRDWLEVAHPHIYRFIVLKTPPMKKYSVGLHEVPQYYSQYYRAERIYYGLEKPKDEEEEVLLKRSYELSYPKGKPPREPPEQVPYSHLAVLAQIIPRDKWGTEGLKRLRSVGLLPEEPTEYGVQRVLETIPRAYTWAVKYGGEAGVFTLNTLEEAEKRAREVPVEYRALLGKLYENLTAIGEWSEDSVKNAMTSVTGGMRRDMIGEFYRYFYMVYVGKPSGPRAAPLLALMGREQALRYLEFFRNA; encoded by the coding sequence ATGGTGAAACACTGGATCGATGAGCTGGCTGACAGCCTCTATGATGCCTTGACGAAGAGGGGTAAGGAGGTATATGTGTTCAACGGCGGGCTATCGGTCTCCGGGCTGCAGCATGTTGGGAGGCTGAGAGGGGAGATCATCATAGCTGAGACGTTGCGCAGGCTGCTGAGTGAACGGGGGCTCAGGGTGAAGCAGTACCTTACTCTCTACACTCAGGACGCGTGGAAGGGCAAGGACTCCCAGTTGAAGCAGTTCCAGAACCCTGCTGAGGCATCAAGGTACAAGGGGAACCCGTTGATACGGGTCCCGGATCCAAAGGGGTGTCATGGGAACTGGGTGGAGCACTACTGGAGTGACTTCGGCCCCTTCATAGGTGAATTCACGGATGGAGCCATAGAGGTTGTAACCACGACGGACATGTATAAGGGGAGGATGAGGGATTTCGTGAAGCTCACCCTGGGGAAGCGGGAGGAGGTTAGGAGAGTCGTAAACAAGTACAGGGGGAGGAAGCCTTATCCGGAGGACTGGATCCCGGTTGAACCCGTGTGCGAGAGGTGTGGCAGGATAGATACGACTGAAGCATTGAGGCTCGTGGACGAGGATCACGTGGAATACGTGTGCGAGCACTGCGGCTACAGGGGTGTCGCAGACATCAGTGATGGGAAGCTCATGTGGAGGATAGAGTGGGTTGGCGTATGGTGGACTCTTGGAGTAGACTTCGAGCCGTACGGGAAGGATCACGCGATGCCGGGTGGGAGCAGGGATAGCTGCGTGGATCTAGCCGTCAACGTCTACGGTTTAAAGCCGCCTGAGGGGCTGCCATACGAGTGGGTTGAGTGGAGGCGGCCGGACGGCCAGGTTGCAGACATGGGGAGCAGTGACTTCATAGGGTTCACGCCGCGCGACTGGCTCGAGGTGGCTCACCCACACATCTACAGGTTCATAGTGTTGAAGACGCCGCCGATGAAGAAGTATAGTGTGGGGCTGCATGAGGTGCCACAGTACTATAGTCAATACTATCGCGCCGAGAGAATATACTATGGGCTCGAGAAGCCTAAGGACGAGGAGGAGGAAGTATTGTTGAAGAGGAGCTACGAGCTCAGCTACCCGAAGGGGAAGCCGCCGAGGGAGCCGCCGGAGCAGGTGCCATACTCCCACCTAGCCGTCCTAGCACAGATCATACCGAGGGATAAGTGGGGGACCGAGGGCTTGAAGAGGTTGAGGAGCGTGGGGCTTCTCCCAGAGGAGCCCACGGAGTACGGGGTGCAGAGGGTTTTGGAGACTATTCCGAGAGCATACACGTGGGCGGTGAAGTATGGTGGTGAAGCCGGTGTCTTCACCCTTAACACTCTCGAGGAGGCTGAGAAGAGGGCGAGGGAGGTGCCAGTGGAGTACAGGGCTTTACTCGGGAAGCTCTACGAGAACCTCACGGCTATAGGCGAGTGGAGCGAGGACTCGGTGAAGAACGCTATGACCAGCGTCACAGGCGGCATGAGGAGGGATATGATTGGCGAGTTCTACAGGTACTTCTACATGGTGTACGTTGGGAAGCCAAGCGGCCCCAGGGCTGCCCCACTGCTAGCCCTCATGGGGAGGGAGCAGGCTCTCAGGTATCTTGAGTTCTTCAGGAATGCGTGA
- a CDS encoding bifunctional ADP-dependent NAD(P)H-hydrate dehydratase/NAD(P)H-hydrate epimerase translates to MVEVFTHTSPSRRLIPVKVCSVSEIRRLDEAASKTGVGSIPLMEEAASAVYTVILREYGVEGRRFTVVAGTGNNGGDALAVARRLHSAGGIVEAFVIGDPGRMSDAAGFNHRVLSAMGVPVATVSSEEGLTALEKSLRWADIVVSGLIGVGLRGEVSGLHRRVIELVNSSGKPVVSIDIPSGVDGDTGLVKGVAVKSSVTVALGLLKYGNLLYPGYDYAGKLYVSTLSYPRSLIDSVTGEVNTPIPIPERPRWGHKGVFGKLLAVAGSRYYYGAPYYVASSFLKTGGGYARLAAPKGVIPFIASRAPQVVYVPLEETAEGSIAYGNLEKILSLIEEHGIDIVVLGPGTSLNRETQELLRSLVEALDKPVIIDGDGLTAVSENPGLLRKRKAPTILTPHPAEFARLTGKPLAEVQGNPVEHVRKACVELGSYIVYKTAHSLICYPNGYIYVNMTGNPGMAKAGSGDVLAGVIAGLYGVGLRDPGAALRMGVLVHGLAGDLAAEEIGEDGVTPDTLMEHLPKAVRILRENPGYVREKYLPKEV, encoded by the coding sequence TTGGTGGAGGTTTTCACACACACCTCCCCGTCGAGGAGGCTGATACCTGTGAAAGTGTGCAGTGTCAGCGAGATTAGACGCTTAGACGAGGCGGCTTCGAAAACCGGGGTGGGAAGCATCCCACTGATGGAGGAGGCTGCCTCAGCAGTATACACGGTTATCCTAAGGGAGTACGGTGTTGAAGGCAGGAGGTTCACCGTGGTTGCTGGAACAGGGAACAACGGCGGGGACGCCTTAGCTGTTGCAAGACGGCTTCACTCAGCCGGCGGCATAGTCGAAGCCTTCGTCATCGGGGACCCGGGCAGGATGAGTGATGCAGCAGGCTTCAACCACCGCGTGCTCTCCGCGATGGGTGTACCCGTGGCGACAGTCTCCTCAGAGGAGGGGCTTACAGCACTGGAGAAGTCTCTCAGATGGGCAGACATAGTGGTTTCAGGGTTGATCGGGGTTGGATTGAGGGGAGAGGTCTCAGGTCTCCATAGAAGGGTGATCGAGCTTGTAAACTCCTCTGGGAAACCGGTTGTAAGCATAGATATCCCCTCAGGCGTCGACGGGGACACCGGTCTCGTGAAAGGAGTAGCAGTTAAGTCAAGTGTCACAGTGGCGCTCGGCCTCCTGAAGTACGGGAACCTCCTTTACCCAGGCTACGACTACGCTGGGAAACTCTATGTCTCAACCCTCTCCTACCCGAGGAGCCTCATAGACTCTGTGACAGGAGAGGTGAACACCCCGATACCCATCCCTGAGAGGCCTAGATGGGGGCATAAAGGCGTCTTCGGGAAACTCCTCGCTGTAGCCGGGTCCAGATACTACTATGGCGCCCCCTACTATGTTGCATCATCATTCCTTAAGACGGGGGGAGGATACGCGAGGCTCGCCGCCCCGAAGGGAGTGATACCCTTCATTGCTTCGAGAGCACCCCAAGTAGTCTACGTGCCACTCGAGGAGACAGCCGAGGGCTCCATCGCATACGGCAACCTCGAGAAAATACTCAGCCTCATCGAGGAGCACGGGATAGACATAGTTGTCCTCGGCCCTGGTACATCACTCAACAGGGAGACACAGGAGCTGCTTAGAAGCCTTGTTGAAGCCCTGGATAAACCAGTCATTATAGATGGCGACGGCTTAACAGCCGTCTCAGAGAACCCTGGGTTGCTCAGGAAGAGGAAGGCCCCCACTATCCTGACACCCCATCCAGCCGAGTTCGCTAGGCTAACCGGGAAACCCCTCGCAGAGGTACAGGGGAACCCTGTGGAGCACGTTAGGAAGGCATGCGTAGAGCTGGGATCATACATCGTCTATAAAACAGCGCACAGCCTCATATGCTACCCCAACGGCTACATATATGTGAACATGACGGGCAACCCCGGTATGGCTAAGGCTGGAAGCGGCGATGTCCTGGCAGGCGTGATAGCCGGGCTCTACGGCGTCGGCTTAAGGGACCCGGGTGCAGCGCTCAGGATGGGGGTGCTAGTACACGGGCTTGCAGGCGATCTCGCAGCAGAGGAAATCGGCGAGGACGGGGTTACACCAGACACCTTAATGGAGCACCTGCCCAAGGCTGTCAGGATACTCAGGGAGAACCCTGGCTACGTGAGGGAGAAATACCTGCCCAAGGAGGTCTAG
- a CDS encoding CopG family ribbon-helix-helix protein codes for MTCLKGRKIGVYIPGDIEDLLEDYLARHGGRSVSSVIQEALRSYLLGEKIPECELVGYIMVLYQHGVGDVDRELTEVQHKYIGVALFENHIHVDEERCLLTIAVRGRYSEIQKLIDEVRGLKGVLLVKHLCVCV; via the coding sequence GTGACCTGCTTGAAGGGTAGGAAGATAGGGGTTTACATTCCAGGCGACATCGAAGACCTGCTCGAAGACTACCTTGCAAGGCACGGTGGGAGGAGCGTTAGCTCCGTTATCCAGGAGGCGTTGCGCAGCTACCTCCTAGGCGAGAAGATACCTGAATGCGAGCTAGTGGGATACATCATGGTCCTCTACCAGCACGGGGTGGGAGACGTTGACAGGGAGCTGACTGAGGTACAGCACAAGTACATAGGGGTAGCGCTCTTCGAGAACCATATACATGTGGATGAGGAGAGATGCCTGCTCACAATAGCTGTGAGAGGCAGGTACAGTGAAATCCAGAAGCTGATAGATGAAGTAAGGGGTTTGAAAGGAGTACTGCTCGTGAAACACCTATGTGTATGCGTATAG
- a CDS encoding metal-dependent transcriptional regulator, whose translation MDSQRVEEYLEVIYVLSSQGRPRVREIARRLCVKPSSVVEFLRKLSSEGYIIYEKGGRIELTEKGLAVARDVHQRHRLLAEFLESIGVPREIAEEDACRMEHVLHPETVAKIREFLESIHAARHQG comes from the coding sequence ATGGATTCACAACGCGTTGAGGAGTACCTTGAAGTAATATACGTGTTGTCAAGCCAGGGGAGGCCGAGGGTCAGGGAGATAGCTAGGAGGCTCTGCGTTAAACCCAGCAGCGTCGTCGAGTTCCTCAGGAAGCTGAGTAGTGAAGGCTACATTATCTATGAGAAAGGCGGCAGGATAGAGTTGACTGAGAAAGGGCTTGCAGTAGCCAGGGATGTCCACCAGCGGCACAGGCTGCTTGCAGAGTTCCTTGAAAGCATAGGGGTCCCAAGGGAGATAGCTGAGGAGGATGCGTGTAGAATGGAGCATGTCCTACACCCTGAGACCGTTGCCAAGATACGTGAGTTCCTTGAAAGCATTCATGCAGCCAGACACCAGGGTTGA
- a CDS encoding thioredoxin family protein — protein MTGLFDPETEEELRKIFQSITRELNDVLVVSRDEESHVHGEDEDEHHHHHHHHGGCPTCGEAKMLAEEIVRISGGRVRFTVLDAKDAEALKPRYLPAFIYDTPKRNVRYYGLPSGQEFAPFIFIHDYISNGVKLSKSVVEELESIDAPLHVKIFVTPECPYCPLVVDFFNQAGLVNQGIVVETIEAFEHPVEADAYGVQYVPYVAITRLSDYDKYGAKPIEVIPGYLPPEENVKILRKAAGKLKRM, from the coding sequence ATGACAGGGTTATTCGACCCTGAAACCGAGGAGGAACTCAGGAAGATATTCCAGTCTATTACAAGGGAGCTCAACGACGTGCTAGTGGTATCCAGGGATGAGGAGAGCCATGTCCACGGAGAGGATGAGGATGAACACCACCATCATCACCACCACCACGGTGGATGCCCCACTTGCGGCGAGGCGAAGATGCTTGCCGAGGAAATAGTCAGGATAAGCGGTGGGAGAGTCAGGTTCACCGTGCTCGACGCTAAGGATGCTGAGGCGTTGAAGCCAAGGTATCTCCCGGCATTCATCTATGATACACCTAAGAGGAATGTACGCTACTACGGGCTCCCCAGCGGGCAGGAGTTCGCGCCCTTCATCTTTATACACGACTACATCTCGAACGGGGTCAAGCTCTCCAAGAGCGTTGTCGAAGAGCTTGAAAGCATTGACGCCCCCCTCCACGTTAAGATATTTGTGACGCCTGAATGCCCGTACTGCCCGCTCGTAGTCGACTTCTTCAACCAGGCCGGCTTAGTGAACCAGGGCATTGTTGTCGAGACCATAGAGGCCTTCGAGCACCCTGTCGAGGCAGACGCCTACGGTGTCCAATACGTGCCCTATGTCGCTATCACAAGGCTCAGCGACTACGATAAGTACGGGGCTAAGCCCATTGAAGTGATCCCGGGTTACCTGCCCCCCGAGGAGAACGTGAAGATCCTGAGGAAGGCTGCGGGGAAGCTTAAGAGGATGTAG
- a CDS encoding XdhC family protein, giving the protein MSSRDILSRVVEELDKGRPVALAVIVGKEGSGPRGLGSMLAVTADGSKYGTIGGGEFEAFVIKEALTALREGKPRLLKVALRRDNIPPDAIPTNMLCGGVVEVFINVLKPKPRLVLIGAGHVGKPIADIGSILGYRIVVLDKDPSLASRERYPYAEAVRSGDITRELASLELSDTDIVVVAFGEVEADYQVLRHLVERGFKGHAWILCSRNRARWMLERLRSEGFDTEGLTGRIHMPAGLDIEAETPGEIAVSIWSEIICVSRSCRKPVESMGILETGPRDAKA; this is encoded by the coding sequence TTGAGCAGTAGGGACATCCTCTCAAGGGTCGTCGAGGAGCTGGATAAGGGGAGGCCTGTAGCGTTAGCCGTCATCGTGGGTAAGGAGGGTAGTGGTCCACGTGGACTCGGCTCGATGCTGGCTGTAACGGCCGACGGCTCCAAGTATGGAACCATAGGGGGCGGGGAGTTCGAGGCCTTCGTGATCAAGGAGGCGCTTACAGCGCTGAGAGAGGGGAAGCCGAGGCTACTCAAGGTTGCGCTTAGAAGGGATAATATACCTCCCGACGCCATACCGACAAACATGCTGTGCGGCGGTGTTGTGGAAGTGTTCATAAACGTGTTGAAGCCCAAGCCCCGCTTAGTGTTGATCGGGGCTGGACACGTGGGGAAGCCTATCGCCGACATAGGAAGCATACTTGGCTACAGGATCGTGGTCCTCGATAAAGACCCCTCGCTCGCCAGCAGGGAGAGGTATCCCTACGCTGAAGCCGTGAGGTCCGGCGACATCACCAGGGAGCTAGCCTCCCTAGAGCTCTCGGACACAGACATCGTTGTAGTAGCCTTCGGCGAGGTGGAGGCAGACTACCAGGTTCTCAGACACCTCGTGGAGAGGGGTTTCAAGGGGCATGCATGGATCCTCTGCAGCAGGAACAGGGCTAGATGGATGCTTGAGAGGCTGAGAAGCGAGGGCTTCGACACCGAGGGGCTTACTGGAAGAATCCACATGCCGGCAGGCCTCGACATAGAGGCTGAGACACCTGGAGAAATAGCTGTAAGCATATGGTCCGAGATAATATGCGTGTCCAGATCCTGTAGGAAGCCCGTTGAATCCATGGGCATCCTGGAGACAGGGCCCCGGGACGCTAAAGCTTAA
- a CDS encoding THUMP domain-containing protein: protein MGFNLMITHEPGLENYRFILAKLRSAGLNHVLVDKGPSVILLRVEDPYGFTSRLREIAGEIQVVYRVIPVDSVVDPYVEVVAEKARELAEERIPRDRTYRVTLHGRLYWLETRLPAHTMDAVRIIAEKIDRPVSLTNPDYLVYVRSVKLYHRRRYAAVTVTAPSNILTLKSEKP from the coding sequence ATGGGCTTCAACCTCATGATCACGCATGAGCCAGGGCTAGAGAACTACAGGTTCATACTGGCTAAGCTGAGGAGTGCAGGGTTAAACCACGTCCTCGTGGACAAGGGGCCCTCGGTGATACTGTTAAGGGTGGAGGATCCCTACGGGTTCACCTCGAGGCTCAGGGAGATCGCCGGCGAGATCCAGGTGGTCTACAGGGTTATACCAGTTGACTCCGTGGTAGACCCCTATGTTGAAGTAGTCGCGGAGAAAGCCAGGGAGCTAGCGGAGGAGAGGATACCCAGGGATAGAACATACAGGGTGACTCTCCACGGCAGGCTCTACTGGCTTGAAACAAGGCTCCCCGCGCACACGATGGATGCTGTGAGGATCATTGCCGAGAAAATAGATAGGCCTGTATCCCTCACGAACCCCGATTACCTGGTGTACGTGAGGAGCGTGAAGCTCTACCATAGGAGGAGGTATGCTGCTGTAACGGTTACAGCCCCCTCCAATATCCTCACATTGAAGTCTGAGAAGCCGTGA
- a CDS encoding DUF47 domain-containing protein — MPVSLADILPGDVIEKLREYVSISSEVVRKFKKAVELLNKYQVGDARAVFAELVKLEDKGEKLRGELEYSISSLRLEASFMSELLSFVSSVDRISDHVKEVSKELRILPFLEIPQELRNGLLELCETVAEAVETYNEAFEAVVSGDYNKALELVGKTLELEEKADDLEVRNRGLILEAGDRFKPLTMAIIVHNLNRALEDTADICAVSANNLRILIMTRLL; from the coding sequence TTGCCGGTAAGCCTAGCCGATATACTCCCAGGCGACGTCATCGAGAAGCTCAGAGAGTATGTCTCAATATCCTCGGAGGTCGTGAGGAAGTTCAAGAAGGCCGTGGAACTCCTCAACAAGTACCAGGTAGGGGATGCCAGAGCGGTTTTCGCCGAGCTAGTGAAGCTCGAGGATAAGGGGGAGAAGCTGAGAGGCGAACTCGAGTACTCTATCTCCTCGCTGAGGCTTGAAGCATCATTCATGTCCGAGCTGCTTTCATTCGTCTCAAGCGTTGACAGGATAAGCGACCACGTGAAGGAGGTCTCAAAGGAGCTGAGGATACTCCCCTTCCTCGAGATACCGCAGGAGCTGCGGAACGGGCTCCTGGAGCTCTGTGAAACCGTGGCTGAAGCCGTTGAAACATATAATGAGGCGTTCGAAGCCGTTGTCAGCGGCGACTACAATAAGGCGTTGGAGCTGGTGGGGAAGACTCTGGAGCTCGAGGAGAAAGCCGATGACCTAGAGGTGAGGAACCGCGGCCTCATACTGGAGGCCGGTGACAGGTTTAAACCTTTAACCATGGCTATAATCGTGCACAACCTTAACAGGGCGCTTGAGGATACAGCGGACATATGTGCTGTCAGCGCTAACAACCTGAGGATACTCATAATGACACGGCTCCTCTAG